TACCGGCCGGAATGGCTCAACGGATGGCGCTTGATGTGCTCATTGCAGTCAGCTCGCGCCGATGGAGAGCGACTGTAGTGACTGAGAACTACGACGACTTCAAAACGATCCAGCGATACTGCAAGACGAAGATCGCGAAGGCGTCTGATTTCCTTCAGCGTTAGGTCACTTTCCCAACCGCGACCCACTCAACACGAAATCCGCTCTGGCCCACGCTTTCTTGAAACGCGCTTCGACTAACGCCGCCTCATCATTCTTGTTCTGCGCTTTCAGGGCCTGCATCAGTCCGTACAGTGCCCAGCCGTTTTCCCGGTTACGTCGCAGATCTTCCCAATAAACCGTCTCAGCTTCGGCGGGCCGATTCGCCGCTAACAAGATCGCGCCCAGCGCATGACGCGGCGGATAATGAAACTCGGAAGGCTCGGTGTAAACGAGTGCGTCTTCGAGGCGGACCGCCTTCTCGAGGTGCCCGATGGCGTGGTTGTAATTCTTCTTTGCGGCTTCAATCTCGCCGTCCAGAACTTCCCGGGCGATGGAGAGGACCGCGCGCCCGGTGTTCGGCGAGAACAGCGGCGCATCGAGCGACTTGTCCGCCAGCACTGCTTCCAATTTTCCGAGTTCCTGTTCAGCCTCGTTCGTCTGGCCTTTGCCGACGAACGCGGTGCCGCGCGCGTAATGCCACTGGCCCCGCATATACGCGCTGGTTGCCGGCGGCTCAGGCTCACGCAGCATCTCGTCCCATTTTCCGAAACGCGTCAGTGCAAAGTAAGGCACGACGCGAAAGCCGGCCAGCAGCGGAACCGCTTTCAAAGTTTCGTCGTCCACTCTCGAAGCCGTCCTGCGCGCCGCATCGATCGCCAGTTTGCTGCGGCCGTCAGCCGTCGCCGCGAACCAGAGGAAGTGCAGGTTGTGCGGATAGTAGGCCATCGGATAGAGGCCCTGCGCGCGACATTGCGAAATGTAATCTTCATCGGCGGCAATGGCCATCTCATTGCTCTTCGCCGCATCGGCATAACGCCCTACGCGCTGATAAATATGCGCCGGCATGTGCACCATGTGACCTGCGGCCGGCATCAAGGTCAACAAACGATCCGATGCGGGTTCAGCTTTGTGCGGCTCGTAAGCTTCCATCAAGTGAATGTAGAGATGCAGCGCGCCCGGATGATTCGGATTGCGCGCCATCGTCTTTTCCGTGAGCGCGACAATCTCGGCAGTGCGTTCGTAGGGAACGCCATCGCGCGTCCAGTAGCCCCACGGCCGCAAATCCATGACTGATTCAACGTAGAGCATCGCGATGTCCTGATCGTCAGGGAACTGCAAATGCACTTTGCGCATCGCGTCGGCGTAAGCGCGATCATTCGCGACCCGGTCCTCAGCTCGCCCGTTGTATCGGGACTTCAACGCATCGATCAAAGCCTGCTCGCGCGGTGACGCTTTCGCTTTCAGCGCGGACGCTTTCTGAATGGCTTCGAGTGCTTTCGGCTCATTTGCCGGATCCATAGACGCGTTGATGTTGGGACCCAGGGCCAAAGCTTCTCCCCAAAAAGCCATCGCTAAATTCGGATCAAGCCGCGCGGCTTCGCGATACGCCCGGCCCGCTTCCGCGTGATTGAACGCGTACGAAAGATTCAAGCCCTGATTCATGAAGAGCTGTGCTTGCGCGTTCTTTGTCGACACCGGAAATTTGTGATTGCCGAGCTTCTGCAGGCGCGGCGCGATCGCGCCCGTCGGAGAAACTGTCTGCTGCGTCGGCTCTTTGTAATGAACGTGACTCGGCGCCGGCTTTTTCTGGTCCTGCGCAAGAGCGTTCTGCGGAACGGCAACGCAGGTCAGGTAAACAACGAAGGCGGCAAGAATGAGTCGTAGGTGTTTCATGGACTTATCCTTTCTGGATTGCGTCTCTCTACTTTGGTGTTTTTTACGTTTCTGTAGCCCACCCGTTTACGCCTTGGCACTCAAAAAAGAGAACGGGATTTGAGGCCCCATTAATAAGCTTTCGATCTTAATCAACTCGTTTCCCCAGGCGTGAACGCCTGGGCTACGGAAACATAAGATTCTCAGGACTCTACGGACTTCGGGGGAGGGGGGATTCTATCGCAACGCTGCTATATAATCACGCAGTTTTTGATGGACTTCGTCCGCGTACTGGACGATTGAATTTAGCCAGCGGGGGGCTGCCCGCGCGCGGGGCCCGGTCGCTACCGCTCCCGGTACTGACATTTCCATCCGCCAAGGAGGATCCAAAGTGCGACTTGCGAAAACTTTACTGTGCTCGTTCGTCATCGTACTCGCTTTTGCTTTTCACGGATTCGCGCAGGCACAACTGCCGGCTGAAGTCACTACGCAGATCGACAAACTCGTCACTGACACCCTCGCCCGCACCGGTGTGCCGAGCGCCTCAGTCGCAGTGGTGAAAGACGGACAAGTCGCATACGCCAAAACCTACGGCGACGCGAAGCTCGATCCGAAAACGCCTGCGGCGGTCGGCATGCGTTACAGCATCGGCTCGATCAGCAAACAGTTCACGGCGGCGGCGATTCTGCTTTTGCAGGAGCGGGGCAAGCTTTCGCTCGACGACAAAGTCGCGAAGTACATTCCCGACCTGACGCGCGCGAACGAAATAACGATCCGGCAACTGTTGTCGCACACGTCCGGTTATCAGGATTACTGGCCGCAGGATTACGTGATGAAGCCGATGCTTGAGCCGATCACGGCGCGCAAGATCATGGACACCTGGGCCAAGAAGCCGCTCGACTTTGAACCGGGAACGAAGTGGCAATACAGCAACACGGGCTATGTCATCGCCGGGGCGATTGTTGAGAAGGTCGCGCGGATGCCGTTCTTTGAGTTCCTCCAACAGAACATCTTTAAGCCGCTCAACATGACAAGTGTTATCACCGTCGACAAAGGAAGACTGCCGGAAAGCGATCCGATCGGATATCTGCGCTACGCGCTTGGTCCTTTGCGTGTCGCACCGAAAGAGGGAACCGGCTGGCTGTTCGCTGCGGGCGAATTGGCAATGACGGCGGAGGACCTGGCGAAGTGGGACATCTCGATTATCGATCAGAAGCTTTTGAAACCGAGTTCCTATCTCGTGCTTGGAACTGAAACGTTGCTGAAGGACGGCTTGGGGACAAATTACGGCCTCGGCGTGACGGTGAGTTCTCCAGGCGGCCGCCGCGCGCTTTCGCACGGAGGCGGCGTCTCAGGCTTTACCACGAGCAACATTGTCTTTCCCGACGATCGCGTGGCAGTGGTCGCACTGACGAACCTGGATAGCGGCGGCGCTTCCGGCCCAATCGCTAACGGCATTCCCCCGCTGCTGTTTGTGGCGAACGATGCAGTGACGACTGCGAAGCTGGACCAGGCAAAAAAGATTTTCGAAGGATTGCAGCAGGGAAAAATTGAGCGCTCACTCTTCACTGACAACGCGAACGGTTACTTCAGTGAGCAAGCCCTCGAAGATTTCAAGAACAGTCTTGGCCCGCTCGGCAAGTGGGATTCATTCACCCAAACGGGCCAGAGTCTTCGCGGCGGCATGACCGGCCGCTCTTACATCGTTCGCTTCGCGAGCAAGACGGTCCGCGCCTGGACTTACGAAATGCCGGACGGAAAGCTGGAGCAGTTTCAGGTGGCGGTGGGGAATTAGGGTTGGAGAAACTTTTCGTCAGGACGGCCGAGGTTAGCCGTGAGTGCCACGCCCCCGGGGTCCCCGGCCGAGCATCTCGGCTGGGGTGGAAGTCCCTATGCTGACACCCGCTTCGCGCGTTAGGGCATGATTCATCCAAACCTACGGCGCTCGTTTGGGCGTTAGTTCGTTAAAGGAGGTTCTAAACTATGCGGTATCGCTTCTTCATTTTTCGCAAATCGGCGTTAACCGTTTACTTGCTCCCGATTGCACTCTTGGGGGCATCGTCGGTTCGCATCAACGGCCAGGATGCTTCTACTCTTCCTGCCGGACCCAGTGCGCCCGCACAACCAAAGCCGAAACCACCGCGCCGGCTGGATAGTCCGCGTCTGATTGCGTTGGATCGTAAGGTGAGAGCTGGAAACCGCGCGGCAATCAAACAATTCTGGGAAGAAGTTCAAGGCAAAGCACCGCTGATCGAACCGCTTCCCGGTGATGACCAACTCCGCCGGGTAACTTTTCTCTGGCGCGGAGGAGCCGAAGCCAGCGAAGTCACACTTGACGGGAACATCCCGCCGGACTCAATAGACGCGCCGTTACTGCGTTTGGGGAACACAGACGTCTGGTTTCTTACGCTGCGGTTGCCGGCGACCGCGCGCTTCACTTATGGCTTTAAGCGTCCAGGAATAAAACAGACTGCCGATCCACTCAATTCGCTGAGGTTCAGATCATCCTCATACGCCGAACTTCCAGCCGCACCTCCGCAGACCTGGACCGTGGTCCAGCCGGAGGTTCCAAAAGGGACAGTCACGCCCGAGAAGCTCAGAAGTGAAATCCTGAAGGAAGATCGATCGGTTTCCATCTACACGCCTCCGGGCTATGACCCGAAGGGCGGCTCGTACGGTTTGCTGGTTCTTTTTGACGGCCAGGATTATCGGGGACCCATGCCCATTCCGACGATTCTGGACAACCTGGTGGCCGCGAAAAAGATTCGCCCGTTGGTGGCGATTCTGATAGACAACCTGAATGAAGCGTCGCGCGATCGCGACCTTGAATGTTATCCACCATTCGCGGACTTCGTGGCCAAAGAACTGGTTCCGTGGGCGCGCCAGCGTTATCGTTTTAGTGCTGAACCAGAACGCGCCATTGTGGGGGGCGTGAGTCTCGGTGGCCTCAACGCCGCATACTGTGCGCTCCGTTATCCGGAAGTCTTCGGCAACGTCCTCTCACAGTCGGGCGCGTTCGGCTATTTCCCGGATTGGGACGAGGTAGAAGAGAACGATACCTCTCCGTTCGGATGGTTGATTAGGCAATACGTGACGACGCGAAAATTGCCCATCAGATTCTATATGGAAGCCGGAT
The sequence above is drawn from the Pyrinomonadaceae bacterium genome and encodes:
- a CDS encoding serine hydrolase domain-containing protein; protein product: MRLAKTLLCSFVIVLAFAFHGFAQAQLPAEVTTQIDKLVTDTLARTGVPSASVAVVKDGQVAYAKTYGDAKLDPKTPAAVGMRYSIGSISKQFTAAAILLLQERGKLSLDDKVAKYIPDLTRANEITIRQLLSHTSGYQDYWPQDYVMKPMLEPITARKIMDTWAKKPLDFEPGTKWQYSNTGYVIAGAIVEKVARMPFFEFLQQNIFKPLNMTSVITVDKGRLPESDPIGYLRYALGPLRVAPKEGTGWLFAAGELAMTAEDLAKWDISIIDQKLLKPSSYLVLGTETLLKDGLGTNYGLGVTVSSPGGRRALSHGGGVSGFTTSNIVFPDDRVAVVALTNLDSGGASGPIANGIPPLLFVANDAVTTAKLDQAKKIFEGLQQGKIERSLFTDNANGYFSEQALEDFKNSLGPLGKWDSFTQTGQSLRGGMTGRSYIVRFASKTVRAWTYEMPDGKLEQFQVAVGN
- a CDS encoding alpha/beta hydrolase-fold protein, whose translation is MRYRFFIFRKSALTVYLLPIALLGASSVRINGQDASTLPAGPSAPAQPKPKPPRRLDSPRLIALDRKVRAGNRAAIKQFWEEVQGKAPLIEPLPGDDQLRRVTFLWRGGAEASEVTLDGNIPPDSIDAPLLRLGNTDVWFLTLRLPATARFTYGFKRPGIKQTADPLNSLRFRSSSYAELPAAPPQTWTVVQPEVPKGTVTPEKLRSEILKEDRSVSIYTPPGYDPKGGSYGLLVLFDGQDYRGPMPIPTILDNLVAAKKIRPLVAILIDNLNEASRDRDLECYPPFADFVAKELVPWARQRYRFSAEPERAIVGGVSLGGLNAAYCALRYPEVFGNVLSQSGAFGYFPDWDEVEENDTSPFGWLIRQYVTTRKLPIRFYMEAGLFENDCPEILLAQNRRLRDVLESKGYSFVYSEVAGGHEFLNWRASVSDGLIALAGREQ